The following DNA comes from Cucumis sativus cultivar 9930 chromosome 7, Cucumber_9930_V3, whole genome shotgun sequence.
AGatgataaaattaacaaactgATGAAACAGGAGATTTTCCTGTCTGCACCTTCAATGTAGTCAAGAATTTGATCCATGAATCCGATCTTCTTCTTGGCCAAGCAACGAACGCGTTCGTGCCTTGTGGAGACGAGGAAGAGGGGAGAGGAGTTTCGGCATTTGAGAAATGGATTGAGTTCGGAAGAAGGGGTGGGAACAATggaatggagaagaagattgCTGAGCATTTGGCACAAACCTTTctcttttcactttctttgCTCTCCACCAACCACTTCCCGTTTCCCGCTATTTGGAGGGGATAACAATATGAAATTTCGATACTACCCTTCTCTCTTTCACCATCTTGTGTGTCACAGTCAAGataacaaaccaaaaaatacTTTTCAGTCCCccaactttgaaaaatatatcaatttgatcctcgagttttaaaattatgtatttttagtGACCGTATTGATAAGAATAGACTTATTTGTTCTCaagttataaagaaattttgattctgaaaatatatttgaaatgtttctcatgtaattttatacttttatttaaaataattatgacaCTTTGAATTAAATATGAGTATTTCTAACAAtccaatcaaaatatttatagaatcttttaaacttatttatgAAATGGTAATTGTAATGGAGGACAATTCTAAGAATAGTAATTAAGTATACAACAAcatattaaacaaatgaaaattgcATAATGGcaaaaacattttagaaaaacaccacatcacattttcttcttttgcaaATTGCGAATCTAACAGAAATGAGTTAGTAATATCAGACGATTATCGAAAATACTATCACAAAATTTAGTCCACCAATTTcatacttttgtaatttaaaatatgtaatgaCATAGGTcctattatcaattttttgtttttttgcaaACATTCCTTAcacaaattgtaaaaatagcaaagtCAAATGCAactatattcaaaataattaagtatataacaacatttaaaaaaagttacaaatataataaaatttgtcaaacttTATCAAAAACAGAAGTATATCACTTATAGAACATATCGTAAATATTGGTACATTATATTAGTAGTTTGGCTATATTTgcgattttttaaaaatatcatcatTCGATTATTTTTCATTCGGCCCACTAACTTTTGCTGGGTCTGTAAGGAAACTGAAGACCCAATATTAGACGTTAAAGCCTTTCATTCGATATATATTTCTTGGGCCTGCAAGAAAGCTGAAGGCCCAATATTAGACGTTAAAGCCTTTCATTCGAGGATATCTGCGTCTCTCAAATTCTCAGCGTTTCTTAGggttttcttcatcttcaacctAGAGTCCAAGCAGAACAGCGGTGAACGGCGACAGAACCACCACCACCAACCAGTCATGGCTACTCAGATGAGCAAAAAGCGAAAGGTTGGTATCGAATTCGTATCTTCATCTTATATTTTTCACGAGGTACAAAGTATTCTTCCCATTTTGATGTTGTCGAGTCTTATTCCATTCATTCCGGCACAGTTTGTGGCTGATGGGGTGTTCTTTGCTGAGCTTAACGAAGTTCTTACCAGAGAGCTTGCAGAGGATGGATACTCCGGAGTGGAGGTTAGGGTTACACCTATGCGTACTGAGATCATCATTAGGGCCACTCGCACTCAGAATGTTCTTGGTAAGAGATTTTTATTATCCTCGTTGCGTTGATATTATTCCTGCGAATTATGGGGATATGTTTGGGAAGATTGTgcagtttttgtttattatcaATCTACCATTACGAGtgtcttttgttttcctgCTCATTTCTGTAACTTCAAATTTCTGCCTCAAATTCctgattttgttatttatctcTAATTCGAATGTAATGTAATTCTTATGACGTTGAATCTGGAATTGTAGAATTTGTAGAATCTTAGACAGGGGTAGGCAATTGTTTTGAAGTGTCATTGCGTGGTTGAATAAAATGTACAGTTCAACCGTGTTTGTTGGTGCTTGGTACTTCTCATGTTTGAAAGTTTCTCTTGGGATGTTATTGGCgctttatgtttaattatagtcttgaagtgcatcatcatTGGAGAATATGGATGTTGATCTTACCTACAATGCCAATGTGTTTAAACCATCTTGCATACTTTGAAGTGAACTCTTCATATTACATGTAGAGTGATCTCATTTAGGCGTTCTCATTCATTAATGTGCTTGGCTCCGGTGTTTGACTGGAAATTGAATTGTGACTTTAGGTGAGAAAGGAAGGAGAATCAGAGAATTGACATCTGTTGTTCAGAAACGTTTCAAGTTCCCTGAAAACAGTGTTGAGCTATATGCTGAGAAGGTCAACAACAGAGGACTGTGTGCCATTGCTCAAGCTGAGTCTCTTCGCTACAAGCTTCTAGGAGGCCTTGCTGTGAGAAGGTATATAGTAGAAATCATCAATGCAATAATTTTGAGATGTGTTGTAGTTTCTagtttgatttgaaactttcGATCTATCTAGGTGTGTGATGACGTAACTATGAAAAATTTCTTTCTGGATACTGATTACTTGGTTTGGAACTCATCATAACATACTAAGCGCCTTATTTGGGCAACCACTCCTATTAAGcattactttttcattttttttctagggCTTGCTATGGTGTGCTTAGATTTGTCATGGAGAGTGGAGCTAAAGGATGTGAGGTGAATTCTAATTCTTTATGGTATTTGTTCTCAATGTTTTGATGGAACCAACTATCTAGTTGGTTATGTttttatgaacttgtattcTGAATCATGCAGGTTATTGTTAGTGGTAAGCTGAGAGCTCAGCGTGCAAAATCCATGAAATTCAAGGATGGTTACATGATTTCATCTGGACAGCCAGTGAAAGAGTACATCGACTCTGCTGTGAGACACGTTCTCCTTAGACAGGTCAGTTCCGTATGATCTCAAATGCAGAGGTGGCTTCATAGCTGCCTGCTCGTATTAGCATTCTGTTTTCTCGAATCACATTTGTGGGTGCTTCTGTTCATTAAATTTGTGTCTCATTTTCATCACTTTACAGGGTGTTTTGGGTATCAAGGTCAAGATCATGCTTGATTGGGATCCTAAGGGTAAGCAAGGTCCACCGACGCCTCTTCCAGATTTGGTTACCATCCATTCTCCCAAAGAGGAAGAGGATTTCATCAGGCCTGTGGCTGTTATCCCCACGACCGAGATTGAAGTTGGAGCAGCTTAAGAGATGATGAGAGACATGAGGGAGGAAGTAGTGTAGTGTTGCTTACTATAATGTCATTTCTTTCAGAATATGGAATTCTAAGTTTTGAAGTCGTTTTCTTctgttttgagttttgattttgggCTGTTTTTGTTACAAAAGTATTCACACAAACTTCGTAAATTTACTCTTATCTCATATCACCTAGTGCTTTAATTAATGTTCAATCTTATTTCACTTTGTAACATTAGCCAAAAATCTCCCACCTCTATTGTATCAATTTTCGATTTGGTTTCTCTGTTTCGAGTTTGTTATCTATTCTTACCAATATAAGTTTGGAAGTGGAGATATGAACTTTTGATGAAAGACTTTGGCATACTATTggtcttaaaaattaaatcattacaTTAATGTGATTTATTGACACGATTTTCACTCTCAAATGGTGACCAATTGCTAATTACTAATATGATAAACCTGGAATTCATCGTGATTAATCTAATGaattagatataaatttgattacaTTCACTAATTCTGTTATATAATCAGAGGCTGATTAATGCATGGAAGATCTACTCTGGCTTCACATGTTGGGCCGTAGCCCATGTTGAGGAGCCCAATTTTGAGTTTACTCACATGTTGGGCGGTAACCCATATTGAGGAGCCCAATTTTGAGTATACTCACATGTTGGGCCGTAGCCCATATTGAGGAGCTCAATTGTGAGTTTACTCACATGTTGGGTCGGAGCCCAAACTTGAGTGCACCCGAAGAATGAGGAAAGGATAAGCACGTGTGAACAAATTGCGACGAAACGAACCGTTTTCGGACTCGAGTGTTAACAATTAAAATGGAATTGAGAAAACCTTGTGGAGTCCGGTTGTGCATAGTAGAAAATCAGCGTGATGAAGAAGCAAAGCCCACAAGATAGATAGAAAACGAGATACCCCCCCACCTATCTCGTTTGCACGTACAATTCTAAATTCCTCTACACAATTACACAactctcttcctctctcaatctctccggttttctttttgattttctctctctctctcgatTAACCCATTGTTGGTTGTTGGAGTGTGAAAAATAGCTTCGTTGAATAACTCCAGTACTGTCTCTTTCAGTTGATTTTCCCCGTTTTCACTTGCCGAGTCAACTCGGCCTTCACTTAGTTCTATGGTAAGTCTAAGCCGcgacaaatttcttttttctctgcttattttcttctgttttgtCGTTTTTATCAGTGTTTAATGTATCTTTCTTTGATACCTGTTTATATTTGTGACTAGTTCGTTTGAATTCGGTGTAGTAGAATCAACATAGGAGCTATCTTGGTTggtttgtttattgttttttttttttttgaaattttggggtTTCTGATTAATTggaaatgaatttttgtttgtattagAGAGAATTAAAGATTCGTTAATTTATGGTTATTGATGGAGGAGTGAGTTTGAGTTACATGAGTTTGATGGAGTGGTTTTTGTCTTGATACAGACGAAGTTTTTGtttccttatttatttatgtatttatttctTGTCTGTTTTTGGGGGTTTcagtttatgtattttagtTGCATGTGGTGGATTTTCCATGGAAACAGAGGTTGGAATTGTGGAGAATGAAAGGAAGATTGTTGAAAGCGGGGCTACTCAGGATGGCTCCACTCTGTCCCCAAATCAAATCGCTGACCCAGTTGTGTACAAACTTGTCAGGGTatcttctttctcttattttgattgaactttgaagtttttgaacgttcttgattttcttctttgaaagAATTTCGATTCTTCAGTTACTGGTGCTAATTCTgcatttttgttcttatggTACAATAATGTAAAAGTTATACCCAAGTATAATCTATCTAccttgaaattaaatataacgTCTAGGTTTTGAACTGTTTTTGGTGCAATCTATCCATATTATTAAGTTACTGATTGGTGGCTTCATAAGCCCTTAGCTGAGAGCATCATTCTGATTGGAGTACTATATGCAGGTTAAAGGTACCGTCGTTCTCATAGAGATGTCAATTGATGAAGGTACCAAATGGATGTCTAAAAGTAAATGTGTTTCATATTGTGAGGACTAAGAAAGGAGATTGAATAAATTTGTAGCTCCCCCCTtccgaaaaaaaaaaaggatcaaAGAAGTTGAAGCTTCTTGTTATCCATGTTCTGTTTTAAATAGCAAGCATTCATATGTATCGTGAGTTAGTAACATATCAGGTAGTACCATAACTTTGGTCTAGCGTAATGGGCAAAACAAAATGTTCCAAAATTGTTTGTATAGCAATATGCAACAACGCAACCTAAATCCGCTTTGGTAATTTTTCTGAAAATTGTCAATATATGTGGAAGAAGAAGTGTGATCCGATCATTTCATTGGTTTTGTAATCGAATTCCAGTGATAGCAttactttccttttctttttccttctggTTCCACATTAGTGTTTGTTTAAGTTTCTCATGAAGTTCTGTATGTCATATTTAGGTTGATGGTGACGGGAGATTTGTTCCTGCCACAGATGATGAGGTAATGGAGGTTGAGGACTTACTTGAAGACGACAAGAATGAAAAAGTGGAAGATGCAGGACAAATTGTAGGATGCATACCCAAAGAAGGCACTTTATTTGGGAAGCCTCATGTAGAAGTCTTGAATGGttgactttttctttctttttttcatctcttttcttttgctattataATTACTCCTTAGTGTGTTCCCTCTAGGACAGATGTTTATTCAGCACTTCCATTCTTCGAAGTGTGATTTTTGTGTTGAGTGGGTTTAAATTGTGATTAGAGACTAGTTACctatgatttcatttttattttgtctatCTATTACTACCTCTGGAATAGTCTCCTTCCAGTCTTGTTAAAATTCTATTTGTTAATGATCTTGCATAGCAGTAGAATTATATAACTTTTGAGTTGAATTGTTTAGATTAGCAATTTGTAACTATCGTAGCTTAAGAAgattacttttttgttttttggggGTGGGGTTGAGTTTGGGTTGTGATGTCTATATTGTACAGATACGCCAGGTTTACTGCAGTCTGATACCTTTGAAGCTGCTGCAGATTATAATGCCCGGTTGGAGGTATAAAATTTGCTTtcttatgaaatgaaatgctTTCTTTTGCTGAACATTGTGACTTGTTGCATGGAGTGCAAAAGAAACTTTCTTAGACGAGCCTCCACGCTCTTCACAAAAAATTTACagattttgtttctctctcctAATATTGAATCACTGATTATTCATTAATTTGTACTGATTGTACCTTTTAATACCCTGTAGTACATTGAGGAGGTTTTGCAAAAGGTGAAACAGGAAGAGAGGCTTCGCTTAACATGTGGATCATCGAACTACGCTTCTGCTTACGTGAATGGAGACAGGAAGGGTTCTGATGAGCATGGTAGATTGCCTGTTATTGATGAAAAGCTCCAATCCAATATTTCTCTGCAGGAAATAACTCACTCAATTTCTCCAAGTTTAAAGGAGAATCATGTGAATGAAAATGGGAGTCTAGGCGATTGTTTAAAGCATCCAGATAAATCAGTCGAGTCTGAATCATCAGATGCCCTCTGCACTACGTCTAACCCTGATTTTTCCTTGTTGAAGGGCGATGTATGCCTGGATAATCTTTCAATTAGAGAACTCCGTGAATGTTTCAAAGCGACTTTTGGGAGAGACACTACTGTTAAAGACAAGTCGTGGCTTAGGAGGAGAATTGTCATGGGATTGACCAACTCATGCGACATTCCAGTCTcatcttttataattaagGAAGGCAagtttgttgaagaaatttcTCCAAACGTGGAGGGCCTGTCCACTGCTCCAACTGCCGAAACTTTGAATATTGAATGCAGAGTTTCGCCATCCACTTATAGTTTGGAAAACAAGGACCTTCATCACTCTGAGGATATGGAACTTGATCATGGAAGTGAAGGTCAACATGATGAGAGAGCTGCTGTTAAAAGAGTTCGGAAGCCTACCAGGCGGTATATTGAAGAACTTTCTGAAGTGGAATCAAGAGAGTATGTGCAAAAGGTGGTTAGTATGAATAAAAATACTATATCAGACAGCGTATCTGCGAATTCCATTGCAAGACCTATTAAGAAGGTTTATTCAGATGGAGGAAGAACTGTAATCACAAGATTAGATTCTCTTGGTGGATCTGGCTTTCAAGTCCCCTGTGTTTCGAGGGTTAGAAGGAGCCGTCCGAGGAAAGACGTTGTAGGCCTTGTGGTAAGTGTTTTGACTTATTTAAGTCAAtgtcttttctctcttcagtATATGGATAGGATAGGAAAAACATTGTTTATGGTTactcaattttaataattgtttgGCTGGCTTCTGACTGCTGGATTGTTCTACCTTTTGTCTTAGTTTGCACTTCCAGAGAAAGATCAGAGTCCTTCAGTTACGGTCACAGATGAAGCAGAGAAGAATTTGGAGCAGAAGCAAACCACTTCTGACAATGTATCAGATGATAACACGGCGGTTGTTTCAACGACAAAAGGTGGAATGAGGAGGAAGCATCATCGTGCTTGGACTCTTGTTGAAGTCATCAAATTAGTAGAAGGTGTGTCGAAATGCGGAGCTGGGAAGTGGTCTGAGATTAAGAAACTATCTTTTTCATCATACTCATACCGTACGTCAGTTGATCTCAAGGTGCATTTTCTCACAAACTAtccatgaaaatatttataagtgcaATTCTTGGCAAGATTGCTAAGGATAAggaagaataaagaaaaagggcCATTTGCAAAAATCAGGCGATAGTTGCAATTTCATCCTCAATTTCTCCTCAAACTTATATGGGTGTTAAAGTTTAAACCCTCAAACTTGCCATGATTGTAGAAATCGGTCCTccaaataatacaaattgaaCCAATAAGTTGCAATTTCttcacttaatttttaaaattgaaagagttCAAGGGTATATGATTTTTGGATTTTccataatgaagaaaaagacaatAGATGGATgcctaatttgtttttatatatataaacagcACACTCAGTTTAGGGTATAGCATTACTATTGAAGGAGTAGGAGTTTTAATGTTGAAAGGGAAAAATTACTTGTGGCTAAAACTCTACTTTTTCTCATGtcttggaaagaaaaagaaaaagggccCAAAACCACAGGAAGTGCCTATCCAGGTTATATAGACCTATCAGCCATTAACGGTTGGGGTCTTTGTTCATGTTTGCTTACAACAATTTAGCTCAAAATaggtttcttctctttttgatAGGATAAATGGAGAAACCTGCTGAAAGCTAGCTTGGTGCAGACACCTGTTGATGAAGGGGTAAGAAGCATTTGATTTCAAAAGTTTCTGTTATTTGTTTGTCTTagtattcttcttcttcttcttcaagtcCTCatggatgatgatgatgatgtagATAAGTTCTCGGAAACATGCATCGATATCGATTCCTGCACAGGTCTTGTTACGGGTGAGGGAGCTTGCTGAGATGCACGCCCAAATTCCTCCCTCGAGTCATGGGCAAGGCAAGCTGGGTGGTGGAGGAGTTAGTGGGAGTATGCATGAGATGAGTTCTTCCACGCTATGCTCGTGACGGTTGTAAATAAATACACAAAActcttttatcttatttttgtttccctcgagaaagaaatggaaagtacaaaaaaaaaaaaaaaaaaaaagaagaagaagaaagagagaaaaacggACCCAAATGATGTGGCAACAAAATGTTTGTTACTGGTGGTGGCAAGAATTATAGgaattttcttaatctttgCATGCACGTGTCATAAGAGACCCTTCTTAACCATTGGTTCTTGGGGGTTTTTTTTATGACTTTGTTTGCCTAAATCTTTTACTGGGtcttattttaatgttttttttttcaatttggagTCACAAAggtgtaaagaaaaaaagaagcttaGAAAGAgccattttataaataatttggagTTAAAAGCTTTCTCTATACAAGTTTGTCCAATCTGAACTAAAACcgttttttttacataaatttcgttaattttttctaatttatgctttttttaatCACCActattttcttcctatttatttttcagaTTTATTACCCCccgaaaaaaaaacaagaagttACAGATGTAAGGCAATTGTGCttgtaaaagtaaatttgaaaattttaaattttcattaacaaattttgttttcttttaggtAGATATGGACATTTTATCAACCTTTTCTTATAGTTTTGATGGACAACACTTCTATTTCACTGTTTTCTTATTACAAATGCTTTATTTCAatgttactttttaaaattataaatgcaAAGTTTAGAACTCGTTTTTTTTAGATGAGATcacgttttcaaaatttcacacAGCTTATAGAAAGAAGTTAGCTTAGTTCTAActagtataaaataaatgctCATAGAGCGAGATTGTCCAAGCCTGCAGCCAAATTAACAACGAGATTGAAAAATACAATGAGGATGGACATAGACAAAGCAGATATTTCAAGCTCAGCAAAAAATCGATGAACTATGacagaaaaaaacaataaagatgACTCAGTTCTCATGTCGTTTTATGAAGATGATTAATACCTGGAAGGCTGGAACAATTGCCAAATTTGTAAATTCGTCCATAAGATTTGCCGTTCATTGTTTTCGTACAGCTGCAGCATCTTTTTATACAATTGCTATGGTTCAGCACGACACTTAAGGGCTCCGAATTTGCTGAATATTGCATTCAATTTTACTTCCTTCCCATTCCGTATGTCTGTTCTCTTCATCTGCTCCGGCATTGCCATCATTTGCTCGCTGTCTATAGCCCTCTTGTTCTTCAACCTTACGATGATACTGGGATGGTTTAATTGCTGTTGCCGTTCGCCTGAGATGACTAACGttaagaatattaaatatGAAGACTCAAATCTTATGAAGATCTCAACTATCATgtacaagaaagaaaacaagagtGAAGAAACTAATATTACAAGTGAATGTGCTTTGTGCTTGTCACCTTATGAAGATGGGGAATGCATACGGGAGCTTCTTGCCTGCAACCATGTCTTTCATGCGTCATGTATCGACATATGGCTGTATTCACATTCGAACTGCCCGCTCTGCCGGACTCCACTTGGCCGTGTAGCTTGTATTAATGGGGAGTTGACATCAGGGGTGGTAGTCGCCATTAGCAACAGTCTCCAGATTGAGACTTCTACTCATGGAAGTCAGAGGGAGGCGTCACCTGAAAACATGGTTTAACATTTGATGCATATCGGAATAAGAAGATCCCGATATGCACTCAGAAAGCTTCTATGCTTCTAGTTCTAGAACAATTTGACAAAGAAATAGAATGGTTAAGCTCATGCTAGCATATACTAACAATTCAAATCCTTCGTTTTCCTTCAAGGCttgaaatttgtaaaagagagaataaataacTTAATCACAAGTGCTAAATTCGTTCTTATTTCTTCAAACAAGAGATTATACTCGTCGATGTATTCAAATACAAGCTTGGCCGAATAgacttcaaatataaacgtAATACATGAtttattatgtatattataaGTGTTATTAATCATAATTGAAACCTACATCTTTCTCAAGTTATCAAGTCTAGCCTGTAAATCACTGTCGATTCCAGTATCTTCCGCTTCTGCTTGTGCAACCCTATTATTTGCAGTTGATACTGACACTGAAGCAGAGGGTGCATTCACAAGCTGCATGTGGGAGAGAACGGAAAGCGATCACGATTGTGTTTAAATTAGAGGCTTTCACACGACAATATATGAACCATTATGAAAAGAGATGTATGCGTAAAGCAGGTTTACCTCTGAGTTGATATCAATTCCAATCTCATCAAGCACCTGACTTACAAGCTCATCtgtctcctcctcctcttcatcTCCTTCTAATGCATCATCAAGGGCGTCTGCCATTACTTCAGATGTCATTTCCATCCTCTCATTCTGTCTCTCAAACTCTTGCATTATCTTCTGTAATGCCGGCAAGTTCATCTGCCTATTCATCTGTCCCATTGCCTTAGTAACACCTTTCATGGCATCTCCCATAGCTTGAGTTGATTTCAGCGTCTGCAGGAAGCAAACAATTGGagcaaaatttgaataaacaCAAAGCATAAATTTGGATAAACACAACGCATAAATTTGGATAAACACAACGCATAAATTGTATGCGTCAATTGACTAAAAAGatgagatatatatttattctctCAAAAAGAAAGGGTTCAGTGGAGGATGATGCTtacaaaaaaagttatatttacaaaattgaataatagGTTAAAGTTCCTTCAAAATGcatatatgtaaaagaaaaatgaacaattaATAGTTGTTTAATGTCAACAGCTTCTCTTACAAACTTAGTCTATCACAGATTCACAATGGACACTGATCCAGAAGACCCCGTGGCATTAGATAAACCATGAAAATGTactaagaaaaagaaagaaaaaccataaaaaGTAAACAAGGGGCAGGTATTCTAAAAAGTCATTTGAACAAACTACTTCAAATTCCAATTTACCAACAATATTGCCTCTAATCCcaattttattcaaatcttCGTTTTACACCACAACAAAATTAGAGGATGCAAGTGAAATTAAACTAATACTAAAGCATTTCGTTACTTCTTAGTGACAATAGCAAACATAGTAATCAGacccaaaatattttcattttgaaaaaatacaGTAAAATTTAGATCCAACTCTTAGAATCTATAGCGATAGACCATATAGttaataaaaatctatcattgataaagtCTACTACTagtagattttgctatatttgcaattcgtttaaaatgttgctacaAACTTAATCATTAGCCCAAAAGGTGTTACCTATCACAATTACCATTATgtgggaagaagaagactatagtttgtaaaatgtttattttcttagcACAGATATAAGCGCACccaaattagaatttaaaccAATAGAATACATATAGGATGAAGCTTTGCAAGCTCTAGATTGCTAGTTTAGAGGCTTTTAAAGCTCATCTATCAGGAATAACTACTTCTGTGTCTTAGCAGTTCAAATCAGAAATTGCAATCCAAAAATACGTACGAATAATTTTCAGCAGCAATTATACTCTCTctcatgaaaatgaaaaatgagaggTAGCATAAGTTTTGGAGAAAGGTTGACATAGAATACCTGAATTCTCAAAGCCACACCCTGGAGCTGTGATTtcagtttataaaatttttctatCTGATGCCGAGTTCTGATAAGATCTTTGGCCATTATTTTAACAGCTCcctgaaaaagataaaagaaatcaagGAAATTGTGCGGAATTGATGGATTCAACCTAGATTCCATCGCCATTCCTAAAGAAACGAATTTGGAAGGCTATATTTCGAATCCGATGTAGAAGCACACTTCCACTACAGAGCTACAGAAATGTAGCGATTAAAAATGTGTTGACGTCAAAGGACAAGTTCTAAATTGCTCAACTCACCATCTGTCCTTGTTTagcatttttctttatctcgACAATCAACTTCTTTTCCTGAGACTGTAAGCCTTGTCTTTCCCGTTCAATTTCTCTAATGGACTTATCAAGCATCCTCTTGTTCTCCCGCAGAAGCTCTACGcagaaaaccaaaacatatTTCAGTCTCCAGCCGTCTATTGAGTAGAACGCACGAATTTACTCATACAAATCATAACGAACGGGAAAATTTAGATTCCTCGACATCACTAGTATAATTACATGTAATGAAATCACTGCCAAAGGAGATTCATCCAAATGAAAATGACGTTTACATATTGATCTCCAAACTTAAAATTCATACACGAAATCACGCAATCACGAGAACAAAGCTCTACATGTACATAGTTGAGAAGGAAAGAAGCCAGT
Coding sequences within:
- the LOC101203239 gene encoding 40S ribosomal protein S3-3, yielding MATQMSKKRKFVADGVFFAELNEVLTRELAEDGYSGVEVRVTPMRTEIIIRATRTQNVLGEKGRRIRELTSVVQKRFKFPENSVELYAEKVNNRGLCAIAQAESLRYKLLGGLAVRRACYGVLRFVMESGAKGCEVIVSGKLRAQRAKSMKFKDGYMISSGQPVKEYIDSAVRHVLLRQGVLGIKVKIMLDWDPKGKQGPPTPLPDLVTIHSPKEEEDFIRPVAVIPTTEIEVGAA
- the LOC101203003 gene encoding uncharacterized protein LOC101203003 isoform X1, whose product is METEVGIVENERKIVESGATQDGSTLSPNQIADPVVYKLVRVDGDGRFVPATDDEVMEVEDLLEDDKNEKVEDAGQIVGCIPKEGTLFGKPHVEVLNDTPGLLQSDTFEAAADYNARLEYIEEVLQKVKQEERLRLTCGSSNYASAYVNGDRKGSDEHGRLPVIDEKLQSNISLQEITHSISPSLKENHVNENGSLGDCLKHPDKSVESESSDALCTTSNPDFSLLKGDVCLDNLSIRELRECFKATFGRDTTVKDKSWLRRRIVMGLTNSCDIPVSSFIIKEGKFVEEISPNVEGLSTAPTAETLNIECRVSPSTYSLENKDLHHSEDMELDHGSEGQHDERAAVKRVRKPTRRYIEELSEVESREYVQKVVSMNKNTISDSVSANSIARPIKKVYSDGGRTVITRLDSLGGSGFQVPCVSRVRRSRPRKDVVGLVFALPEKDQSPSVTVTDEAEKNLEQKQTTSDNVSDDNTAVVSTTKGGMRRKHHRAWTLVEVIKLVEGVSKCGAGKWSEIKKLSFSSYSYRTSVDLKDKWRNLLKASLVQTPVDEGISSRKHASISIPAQVLLRVRELAEMHAQIPPSSHGQGKLGGGGVSGSMHEMSSSTLCS
- the LOC101203003 gene encoding uncharacterized protein LOC101203003 isoform X2 → MKVDGDGRFVPATDDEVMEVEDLLEDDKNEKVEDAGQIVGCIPKEGTLFGKPHVEVLNDTPGLLQSDTFEAAADYNARLEYIEEVLQKVKQEERLRLTCGSSNYASAYVNGDRKGSDEHGRLPVIDEKLQSNISLQEITHSISPSLKENHVNENGSLGDCLKHPDKSVESESSDALCTTSNPDFSLLKGDVCLDNLSIRELRECFKATFGRDTTVKDKSWLRRRIVMGLTNSCDIPVSSFIIKEGKFVEEISPNVEGLSTAPTAETLNIECRVSPSTYSLENKDLHHSEDMELDHGSEGQHDERAAVKRVRKPTRRYIEELSEVESREYVQKVVSMNKNTISDSVSANSIARPIKKVYSDGGRTVITRLDSLGGSGFQVPCVSRVRRSRPRKDVVGLVFALPEKDQSPSVTVTDEAEKNLEQKQTTSDNVSDDNTAVVSTTKGGMRRKHHRAWTLVEVIKLVEGVSKCGAGKWSEIKKLSFSSYSYRTSVDLKDKWRNLLKASLVQTPVDEGISSRKHASISIPAQVLLRVRELAEMHAQIPPSSHGQGKLGGGGVSGSMHEMSSSTLCS
- the LOC101203003 gene encoding uncharacterized protein LOC101203003 isoform X3, giving the protein MEVEDLLEDDKNEKVEDAGQIVGCIPKEGTLFGKPHVEVLNDTPGLLQSDTFEAAADYNARLEYIEEVLQKVKQEERLRLTCGSSNYASAYVNGDRKGSDEHGRLPVIDEKLQSNISLQEITHSISPSLKENHVNENGSLGDCLKHPDKSVESESSDALCTTSNPDFSLLKGDVCLDNLSIRELRECFKATFGRDTTVKDKSWLRRRIVMGLTNSCDIPVSSFIIKEGKFVEEISPNVEGLSTAPTAETLNIECRVSPSTYSLENKDLHHSEDMELDHGSEGQHDERAAVKRVRKPTRRYIEELSEVESREYVQKVVSMNKNTISDSVSANSIARPIKKVYSDGGRTVITRLDSLGGSGFQVPCVSRVRRSRPRKDVVGLVFALPEKDQSPSVTVTDEAEKNLEQKQTTSDNVSDDNTAVVSTTKGGMRRKHHRAWTLVEVIKLVEGVSKCGAGKWSEIKKLSFSSYSYRTSVDLKDKWRNLLKASLVQTPVDEGISSRKHASISIPAQVLLRVRELAEMHAQIPPSSHGQGKLGGGGVSGSMHEMSSSTLCS
- the LOC101202766 gene encoding vacuolar protein sorting-associated protein 2 homolog 1, with product MSFLFGSRKTPAELLRENKRMLDKSIREIERERQGLQSQEKKLIVEIKKNAKQGQMGAVKIMAKDLIRTRHQIEKFYKLKSQLQGVALRIQTLKSTQAMGDAMKGVTKAMGQMNRQMNLPALQKIMQEFERQNERMEMTSEVMADALDDALEGDEEEEETDELVSQVLDEIGIDINSELVNAPSASVSVSTANNRVAQAEAEDTGIDSDLQARLDNLRKM